The genomic DNA ATTCCCTTAACAATTAAATCTATATCTTGTGCATTGGATTCAAGTGGAAAATTGAAGGGTGGCTTACTTGGGCAGGTAGATGCATAATGACCATAGAAATTGCGGCAAAAACAACAAATATTTGAGAGGTTACCATGAATCCCTCGTTCCATATCAACGCATGTAGTGTAAGGAGCGTACCGACCAATTTCATCATCAAGGAACACGTTTCTTGGTAGGTGGTTATGAAACTTCTCCCTTTCCATAATCCTCTTTCCTGGCCTACGTTTCCAATATCTTTTAATAGAAACCCTGGACGCATCCTCTTGCAACAACAAACTGGACAATGAGAAGAGAGTCTCCTACTAATGAGATCTTCTGTTGTCAAAACCCCATGAACTGTGATTTGGAGAGAGCCCTTTAGCTCCAATACCACTATAGAATGGACGACGGGCCAAATGCTTCATGCTTGAAATTGAACATCTAACGAATGGTCGAATGAACTTGTAACAATGAATGGAAGTAAACGAAATAATAAAAACAAGAACTGTGAATGTTTTTTTCATGAAAACAGTTTGATCAGATTGATCTGCTTTCACCGAACAACGACAAcaacatacatatatatttttgccaAACGTCGCGATGGTTGAGAAGCAACTGTTCTAGACCTAGACCCAACGATTACAATAGACTTAGGCTTGTTTAAACAGTTTAGCCCATACACATAATAATGAAGTCTGACTCATAATAAAAAAACATACACTTAAAGTTCAGTAATTTCGTGCAACCCATTGTACGAATTCATGATCAAACGGATTAATTCCAAAAATTTTCTACAACAGTGCATGATCCTAGACCACCATGTTTCTACAATAGTGCATGATCCTCTGGTAATGCAATATAAGTATGATCCTTTAAGAGCAGCCTGAAGATCATATGAACCTCATTTTAGTCTTCATATCACACTCACATTTCTATACCATCACAACATAACATCCGCATTGTCGTTAACACATAGATTCCAACTATTTTAAACCTAAATGGCAAGAAATCAGTCACTTCAATTTGAATCAGTTGTATCAGTTTGAAAATTTGAACACCCATATCAAAATTTACTTAAAATATCATAGTTCCTATCAAGAATCACACGGTTGTCTGTCATTTGAGATGGAAACGAACATTTATAAATATTTTAGGTTTTTTATAACAGAATGTGCTTATATATTACTCACTAGTTTAACGTTATATTACGTTAAATATCAACAAGTGCAAATATACAAATCTCAAACCAAGTTCTACAAAATTTTTCAGTATAAAACAAGGAAACAAATGTCAAGAAACCGAAGTACAACTATCATATCTCTTTCCTAGTCGTCGACAAACATCCCGCTTTAACATGACCATAAATTCCTGCAAGTATTAGAGACTAATGAATCAAGCAAACAAATTTGTTCCTTTAAGATCATAAAGAAGATGAGTCAAAACCTCAGCAAGTTCCTCATCTGAACATAAGTCAGCAAGACCGTATACATCATAAACATTATCATCTAAAAGAGCAACAGATTCAACCATAGACGAGAAGATGTCTAGAGCCGGATACTCGTCATGGATTTTCTGAGCTGCTTCTTTAATGTTCATCTGAAAAACATGCAGAATTTCAGCACACTaagcaaaaataatcaaaggatTCATTTCTCATGTaacatttttgtaatttttgaaggTTTAgatggtttaggtttttttaaaaGTGTTTGTAGATGGATTCCGGGATTGTAAGTGTTTTTAGGTAGTCTGCTTATTATCGAATGAGCGGACTTTAAACAATATTTCTTGAGTAGCAGGCTTTACAAGGATGGGAAGCTCTGTGAAATAAACAACGAAAAATGTGAGAATCTCTGAAAAGTAAAGTCTTTTCTTTTAACGGCGTATGATTAGGATATCGCTAACCGAGTTAGTAGTTAGTATGTTAGTATCACCAAGTTAGTATAACAAACAGATTTTAGTGAGTTGTTACAGTTGGTGTGCACAAACTTTCTACTTATTATTCACAAACCTGACAATCGATTGATATACAATTGATGCTTGCAGTATCACTATAACAACGGCGATGACGCTCATGTTTCATTGGCCTATTGTTTTCAAGTAATCTTGAACTTGTAGCTTGTGAAAATAAAGGCATAATCTGTTGAAACATTAATGACATATCAAGGTCTCCATCGCCATTGGAGCAACTCATAGTTGAAAACATGCTACCAAGATCTTGATTATCACCCATCTGTTGACCAAGTTGACTGAGTGCATTCATCATCTCAGGGTTTTGAGTTAATTGCTCCAACGTATTCTTCAAGAAATCTTGTGAATTGATCTCCGTTTGATTTGAAACTCTGGCTAATAACCCATGTAAAGCCGGATTCTGCATGAAGAGATTCATTGTTGTAATTTGATCCAATTGGCCACCGAAACCGACAGAAAGATGGGGCTGATTGGTGGTTGTAAGATGATCGGAAGCATAAGCGCCATAAACATTTGCGTCTGATATTGACAAAGGTAGTTTTCTCTGAAAAGGTGATATAACATAGATTACCCAATAAGTCAAATTAAGAGAATCCGAATTCGAAATATTCGAAATTTTCATTTATGCTCGTCTGATTACCCAAAATCTATATCATACACGTTTACGGACATCAAAATGTATTAACCAACGCTACCTATTACATCATAGGGGTTGTAGGGGTCATTCATGCCGTATTACAGAGTGAAGAAAAGCCATACAAGTTGTATGGCTTTGTCAGTGGTAACATCATTCATTTTTACTGTTTAGTTAAATACACCATACGGGTCGTACAATTTGAGCTCATATGACCCATGTAACTTTTTTGCCTTCCAATACGGCTCATATTGCCATTTTCTCCCTGTCATACGACTTGTATTGGCCACACGACTTGTATGATATGTCACTAGTGTATAGATAACATATCAGTGGTGTTTGTTTATCGGTTACCTTTTAATATTTATAGTTGGTTTTGGGTGAGATTGTTATTGTGTTTTGGGCTATGAAGATCCCAATAGGTACTCGTATAAAAGACACCCACGAACATGTAACGATTAAGGAGTACACATAAAAGACCTTGTTTTACAATCAAATATGAATTAATGTTACCAAAACTGATCGTATCATACTCAACATACCTTTTCTGATGGTGGTAGTTTAGAAGCTACTCGTTTTGATTGTGCCTTGAAGAAGATGGAAGAAAGTCTGCTAGACGTCTTCTGTTATAAAAAGATGTTATATTTAACTCTTGTTTACATAAATTTAATGTTAATAATTCGAACGTACCAATTCACTTGGTTTAGGCAAAGCTTGTcaccacaaaaaaaaaatcaagttagaTAAGAaaaagttttttattattttttttttcagaaaagaGAGTTATAATGAGTTTTAGCATAAAAAAAGCTATGAAAACTCACATACTCCTCTTGGAAGCCTTCTATTGTTCCTAACTTTTTCATCAAAATGAGGTTTGCAATACAAAACTCCATCTGATAAGGAGTAATTGTCTTCCTAAAAGAAATAGACaattatttataattattatatgCATCAAATTAAATGCAATAGAAAACCTATAATCATAATATTTGTTACTGGAATTGGATAATATAAGTTTGAAATTTCATGATGATCATGAGAATGTGACCCTGATTATTCATTttcgttttgttttgttttgttttgtttttgtttttgtttttgtcaTTGTTTGAATAAACTTAACAAGAATATCTTGATTTCTATCAAATATCTTAACGATGATCGAAACGAGTCGAAGGATTAGAGAAAATACCGAAAGCTGTTCACCACATTGGCTGCATATAAAACATTGATTATGAAACCAAACTCCATCCGCAGCAGCATATGATatttcatcttcatcatcaactgTTTCATCACAAACCATGCATTTTTCTGCAGACATTTCCCACCTTTTTGTTCTTTCTGTTTTTCGTTTCTAAATCCGAAATAACCAGATTCTAAAAATAGAAATTAACATTGAAGAAACtatagaaatagaaatagaaatggaagtagaaGTGGGGATGGAGATTTGAGTGGACAAGGTTGCTTTGCCAATTGCCATCATATTTAGTTAGTGGGACTAAGTTTTTGCTTCCGTTCATATGAAAATCTTGCAATATCACTTCGatgttttctttgtttcttttgaTGTCTCCATCTTATTATTAGACATGTTTTTAGGGCTATGAATCGTTTTACATTTTGTAATTTTGATAAAGCGCGCTCGTATAACTATAAGGTTAGTGGTGATGGACCGtagtgggtggtgggtggtggtggtggtggacggtggatGGTGGACGGTGGAgggcggtggtggtgatggacggtagtgggtggtggtgaactgatggtggtggtgatgggcggtggtggtgagtggtggtgtttaacTCTCTACAGAacttagaagatcttagaagtggctgggataagtctgcaccaagaagagctcgcaCAGACTTTTTTTAATGAAACATCTTCAAAAAAACAAACATTCTGCATGTGACAATGTCTACACGTGGTCAGCGTGACACAAATAAAAGAGATTGTGCGAAACAAACTAACACCTTAGAATAGCTATAAGGTTAGAATGGTACTTCTAATTGTTGAATCTTCTTTTATAGCATATGGGAGATATATATGTTATAAACGTATAAACAACTTAGCAAGTATTGTAAAACCTCTAATTAATAATGTTGGGATCGATATTAATTTAGCGAGATATTATTAATTCAacaaattaataatttattaatttaaagTGGTTTTACGTATGACCTTTGAATTTCCAAGTATAATGTATATTCACAAATTAATTGAATTTGTCAATTTCATTGTTTTATAATACAAAAAGTTAGTTCATGGTAgcaaaaaataaattataaaaacaaGTTTCAATACACATTTCTTCTCCATGTACAATACATTAATCAAGCGGCAACAACTCTTCACAACTTTTTGTTGAGATACGAGAAGACAATGCCCAAACTCTTAAGTGCAATTAGGAGATTTAAAGATGAACTCAATATAAATTTGAAGTTCAACAAAAACAAGTGACTATAAGTTCATTTTTTACTAGACAATCTTAGAATTTGGAATCTTTtagtaattattaatttatagtttTCTTAGGACCAATATATATACACTtagatttcaaaaaaaaaaatatatattatcttATTATTTTATCGATTAGGGTCCAATTTTGTATTGATCCCAAGTTGAGACTAGATAAATTATTAATTTACAGAATATCAATTTATAGAGGTTTTACCATaaaatatcatcaaaataaaATGTTTTGTAGTGAACATGTATGCACAACAAACACTACTAGGACATTAGCCATATCCTTTACCTATAAATACTCCCTTTACGAGGAAGGTaagtgatgaaacaatggttaaccgggcagggttaactcactggtctcgtcaagaagggttaataccttcctctcgaggatcgctggctggatcgtccgccggtcgatctcctgcacaaggaaacaagtcgtgactcgtaacaaggaggatggggtggggggtgctccttgttaccactctccggcatgagaatcagtaatttgcttgggaagcaaagtgtgatagtagtagtagtg from Helianthus annuus cultivar XRQ/B chromosome 7, HanXRQr2.0-SUNRISE, whole genome shotgun sequence includes the following:
- the LOC110867678 gene encoding pollen-specific protein SF3-like isoform X1 — its product is MSAEKCMVCDETVDDEDEISYAAADGVWFHNQCFICSQCGEQLSEDNYSLSDGVLYCKPHFDEKVRNNRRLPRGVSLPKPSELKTSSRLSSIFFKAQSKRVASKLPPSEKRKLPLSISDANVYGAYASDHLTTTNQPHLSVGFGGQLDQITTMNLFMQNPALHGLLARVSNQTEINSQDFLKNTLEQLTQNPEMMNALSQLGQQMGDNQDLGSMFSTMSCSNGDGDLDMSLMFQQIMPLFSQATSSRLLENNRPMKHERHRRCYSDTASINCISIDCQMNIKEAAQKIHDEYPALDIFSSMVESVALLDDNVYDVYGLADLCSDEELAEEFMVMLKRDVCRRLGKRYDSCTSVS
- the LOC110867678 gene encoding F-actin-monooxygenase MICAL3 isoform X5 — encoded protein: MSAEKCMVCDETVDDEDEISYAAADGVWFHNQCFICSQCGEQLSEDNYSLSDGVLYCKPHFDEKVRNNRRLPRGVSLPKPSELKTSSRLSSIFFKAQSKRVASKLPPSEKNPALHGLLARVSNQTEINSQDFLKNTLEQLTQNPEMMNALSQLGQQMGDNQDLGSMFSTMSCSNGDGDLDMSLMFQQIMPLFSQATSSRLLENNRPMKHERHRRCYSDTASINCISIDCQMNIKEAAQKIHDEYPALDIFSSMVESVALLDDNVYDVYGLADLCSDEELAEEFMVMLKRDVCRRLGKRYDSCTSVS
- the LOC110867678 gene encoding uncharacterized protein LOC110867678 isoform X4, whose amino-acid sequence is MSAEKCMVCDETVDDEDEISYAAADGVWFHNQCFICSQCGEQLSTSSRLSSIFFKAQSKRVASKLPPSEKRKLPLSISDANVYGAYASDHLTTTNQPHLSVGFGGQLDQITTMNLFMQNPALHGLLARVSNQTEINSQDFLKNTLEQLTQNPEMMNALSQLGQQMGDNQDLGSMFSTMSCSNGDGDLDMSLMFQQIMPLFSQATSSRLLENNRPMKHERHRRCYSDTASINCISIDCQMNIKEAAQKIHDEYPALDIFSSMVESVALLDDNVYDVYGLADLCSDEELAEEFMVMLKRDVCRRLGKRYDSCTSVS
- the LOC110867678 gene encoding pollen-specific protein SF3-like isoform X2, translated to MSAEKCMVCDETVDDEDEISYAAADGVWFHNQCFICSQCGEQLSEDNYSLSDGVLYCKPHFDEKVRNNRRLPRGVSLPKPSELTSSRLSSIFFKAQSKRVASKLPPSEKRKLPLSISDANVYGAYASDHLTTTNQPHLSVGFGGQLDQITTMNLFMQNPALHGLLARVSNQTEINSQDFLKNTLEQLTQNPEMMNALSQLGQQMGDNQDLGSMFSTMSCSNGDGDLDMSLMFQQIMPLFSQATSSRLLENNRPMKHERHRRCYSDTASINCISIDCQMNIKEAAQKIHDEYPALDIFSSMVESVALLDDNVYDVYGLADLCSDEELAEEFMVMLKRDVCRRLGKRYDSCTSVS
- the LOC110867678 gene encoding uncharacterized protein LOC110867678 isoform X3 produces the protein MSAEKCMVCDETVDDEDEISYAAADGVWFHNQCFICSQCGEQLSKTSSRLSSIFFKAQSKRVASKLPPSEKRKLPLSISDANVYGAYASDHLTTTNQPHLSVGFGGQLDQITTMNLFMQNPALHGLLARVSNQTEINSQDFLKNTLEQLTQNPEMMNALSQLGQQMGDNQDLGSMFSTMSCSNGDGDLDMSLMFQQIMPLFSQATSSRLLENNRPMKHERHRRCYSDTASINCISIDCQMNIKEAAQKIHDEYPALDIFSSMVESVALLDDNVYDVYGLADLCSDEELAEEFMVMLKRDVCRRLGKRYDSCTSVS